AGAACAAGGAGATTTAGTAATTACTAAAGATCAACTTCAAAAAGCGTTGGGCAATAAAACACCAATGGCATTAGTCCTAAGAACGCTTCCGAATTCAGCATTAAAACGAAATAGGCAGTATTCAAATACGAATCCGCCTTACATTTTAGAAGATGCTATGATTTTTGTCAGAGAGGTTGGGGTAGAGCACTTGTTGATAGACCTGCCATCTGTCGACAAAGAAAAGGACAACGGCGCTCTTTTGGCGCACAAGGCATTTTGGAATTTTAATGGTGAAGTGAGATTAATCGCTACCATTACAGAATTTATTTATGTTCCCGATTCGATTATAGATGGTTCGTACTTTTTAAACCTACAGGTGGCGCCTATTGAAAATGATGCCAGCCCTAGCAGACCGGTACTTTATAAAATAGAATAGTTATGAAAAATCTAATCAAATTAGAAGAACTCGCCTTAATGATTCTCGGTATTTTTATGTTCGGCTTATTAGGTTACCAATGGTGGTGGTTGCCTGTTTTAATCTTAACTCCAGATCTATCGATGTTGGGTTATTTATTAGGCTTAAAAATAGGCGCAGTGTGCTATAATGTATTCCATCACAGAGGTTTCGCCATACTTTTATACTTTGTGGGCATCTATTTTATGCTGCCCATTGTTCAATTAATAGGTACAATTCTTTTTATACATACGGCTATGGACCGTATCTTTGGCTACGGACTTAAATATGATAAAGGGTTTAAGTTTACTCATTTAGGAGAAATAGGAAATAAAAATGGATAATATTTTTGATACCATTCTTGGGTTAGTTTTAGGTGCAATTGGGATGTACTGGCTGTTCAACTTTTTTAAAGGCAAGAAAAGCAAAGAGATTACTACACACCAGTCAACCGTATTGCTAGAAAAGATGAAAAGTGTTTGTAAGTTGATATCTGTAGAAGGCGAGTTTGCCGAAATCTATAAATATGAAAACGTAAAAGACTTTATGAGTTTAGTAAGTAGTAAAAAGAAGGCGCTGGTGGTTATAAAAGCCAAGGCACAAATTGGATATGATTTAAGTAAACTACTAATGCATGCCGATGAAGCGAATAAAAAGATAATTCTCGATAATTTTCCGCAACCAGAGGTATTGAGTATTGAACCAGAATTAGAGTTTTACGATATTAAAAGCGGGTTTTTTAACTTTTTTGCTCCAGATGACCTTACCAAACTAAATGCTGAAGCAAAAGCCCATATACGTGAAAAAATTCCGGAAAGCGGATTAATGGATACCGCAAGAAAAGAAGCTTTGCAGACCGTTTTAATTATGGAAAAAATAGTAGAAACTATTGGTTGGAAACTTGATTACTCCGCACTTAAAATTCCGCAAAAACAACTAGATTTACTCCAAGAATAATAACAAACAACTCAAAATTGAAAATGAAAAACGTAATTTGTATCCTTGTATTAACACTTATGACCACAGTAACTTTTGGTCAAAATGATAAAAAAATGACTGAATTCGATTCTAATTTTTCCCACACCGTATTTTTCTGGTTGAAAAACCCTGATAATCAAGCAGATCGTACTGCTTTTGAAACTTCTTTACGTAAGTTTTTAGATAACTCGGCATATGCCAAAACACAATTTATAGGCAAGCCGCCAAAAGCAAGTAGAGATGTAGTAGATGACTCATTTACCTATTCTTTAATTGTAAGTTTCGATTCTGCGGAATCTCAACAAGCATACCAAGATGAGGCACCGCACAAAGTGTTTATTGAAGAATCTAGTGCATTGTGGACTAAAGTAATTGTTTACGATTCTACTAGTATCTAAGAAACAATATGATATTTAAAAAAGGCACTTCTCATCCTATTGAACTAACATTTAATTTTACATGCGGTAAGCCAGTAAAAGAATTATCGCATGTTTTTTAGTGACGATTATTTAAAACCATATGAATGAACGTTGAAGAATACCGAGATTACTGCATTGCCAAAAAGGGAGTAACAGAATCTTTTCCTTTTGATGAGGTTACCTTGGTATTTAAAGTAATGGGCAAAATGTTCGCCTTATGTGGATTAGAGCATGTGCCATTACGTGTTAACCTAAAATGTGACCCAGATAAAGCCATAGAACTACGTGAAGAACATGATGGTATTATAGAGGGATGGCACATGAGTAAAAAACATTGGAACACCATATACCTGGACAAAATTTCTAAAGAGTTTACAAAAGAACTTATTGACCACTCTTATGATTTAGTGGTTTCTAAGCTCACGAAAAAGTTGAGGGTGGAGTTGAAGGCTTTAAAGTAATACTCAATAAATCTACTTTTTATTTTTTAATTCCTATTCCCTCACCCAAAACCAGCATTCACTCATTTTTACTACTTTTTATAAAATGATTTTTGGTACTTAATAGTGCTTAAAACCACTATTTATGAAAAACCAAAGATCACCTCAAGAAGTAAATGCCGGCTCTATGGCAGATATCGCTTTTCTATTATTGATTTTTTTCTTGGTTACCACATCTATAGAAAATGATGCGGGACTTAACCGGTCTATGCCTCCTGATATTACTGATAACAGTGTTGATATCAAAGAGCGAAACCTTTTTGAAATCAGTATAAATGATGCTGATAAAATAATGGCAGAAGGTGATATTATACACCCTAAAATTCTTAGAGAAAAAGTAATTGCATTTATTGATAATGGCGGGTTTTCAATGCAAGAAGAAGGGTATTGTAGTTATTGTAAAGGAGAGGGGTTGGCAGATTCATCTGAAAACCCTGATAAGGCTATTATTTCTATAAAGGCACAACGAAATAGTAGTTATCCGGTTTATGTGGCTGTGCAAAATGAGGTAATAGGTGCTTACAACTCCCTCCGCAATAGAGAAAGTTTGCGATTATTCAATACCACTTACGAAGCCATTAATTCAACATATTACAATGAAGAAATAAGTGTGGAGCAAAAGGGGATATTAAAAGAACGCCTTGAAATTATAAGAGCACTTTTTCCGCAGAAAATTCTAGAACCAGAAACCGTAAATAACTAAAGCCATGATAAAATTCAACAAATACAGATCTAGTAAAACCTTACCTCCTGTTTCAACCGCTTCATTGCCAGATATCGTTTTTATACTTCTCTTTTTCTTTATGACGGTTACTGTTATGAAGAATCAAAATTTATTGGTAGAGAATACCTTACCAATAGCAACAGAAACCGAAAAGTTGGATAAGAAAGACCGAGTCATTGAAATATATATTGGTAAACCCACGACTGGCGGCAATTCAAATTTAGGGGAAGAGCCCAGAATTCAAATGGAAAATAAATTTATCACCGTAGACGAAGTCGGAGATTATGCCCTGCAAGCCCTATCATCGATGCCACAGCATTTACGAAGTGTTGCAACAGTCTCTATTAAAGCAGACATTGGGGTTAAAATGGGAATAATCGAGGACCTTAAAAGTCAACTTCGTATGGTGAATCTGTTGAAAATAAACTATACCACTTATGAAGGTGCCGTTGTAGATAATATTTAGAATGAAATGAATGTTTTTAAATCTGCTTTCCATTTATAGAAACCACTTTCTAAGGTTATCTTTGCCTTTTCTATTTTAGGTAATTATTCATGAGGAATTTAGAAGAGTTTTACACCCAAAGAGTAAAAGGTTTTGAAACTGAAATTGAAGCGGTAAATCAAAAGTTATTTACGTTCAGCGTACTTCGCTTAGTTATATTTTTGGGTACTATTGTAGCAATTTACTTTGCATCGGTAAATGCTAAATATGTTATTGGGGTGTTGTTTATAGGTATTCCGTTATTTTTGTTTTTGGTAAGTACATACACAAATCTCAAGCACCAAAAAGCTAAGATAGAGGCTTTAAAAGATATCAATACGGTAGAACTACAAGTACTGAAAAGAGATTATTCCAAATTACCGAACGGAAAAGAATTTGCAGACGATATTCATTTTTTTAGTCAAGATATTGACTTGTTCGGTGAAGGGTCTTTTTATCAAATCTCGAATAGAACCAAACTTGCTGAGGGTAGTTTGTTATTATCTGATATCTATAAAGAGAATTCAATTGGTAATATAATTAACAAGCAAGAAGCGATTTCCGAAATAGGTAAGAAAATAGATTGGAGACAAGAGTTTTCTGCTATGGCGGCATTGACCAAAACAGAAACTTCTACACATACTATTGCAACTTGGTTAAAGAACTATATTCCTTTTGTACCAAAGGCAATGAAGTTTATTCCGCTAGTATTTTCAATTATTTCAGTGGCTGTTTTTGTTGCTTACTTTTTAGATTACCTACCAGAATCTGTTTTGATTACTTGGTTGGTGTTAGGAATGATCATCGTTGGTTTGTTTACTAAAAAGGTGACCAACTTAGGACAAAGTGCAACTAAAATGAAATCTACTTTTGACCAGTACAATCAGCTATTGGCAATGATAGAAAAAACAGAATTCACGTCAGATTTGTTAAAACAGCAGAAAGCAAATATTCTAAGTAATGGTGAAAATAATTCTAAGGTCTTAAAGAAATTTGCATCACTTCTAAGCAACCTAGATCGTAATAATAATCTACTGTATTTAATTTTTGCGAACGGATTTTTCCTTCGTTCTTTAACTGACTGCCTAGCTATTGAAAAATGGATTAAGGAACATGGTAAAAGTGTAGAGACATGGTTTAATACCATCGCGTTTTTTGACGCCTACAACAGTTTAGGAAACTATGCTTTTAATCATCCGAATTTTACGTACCCAACCATCACGAATAACGGAGTGGTACTGAAATCTATGAATGCAGGTCATCCGTTATTGGACCCTAATAAAAGTGTATTGAATGATATTACCATAGCGGGCGGACAATTCTTTATTATCACCGGTGCAAATATGGCGGGTAAGAGTACGTTTTTAAGAACAGTATCTTTGCAGATTATGATGGCTAATATTGGGCTGCCTGTTTGCGCAGCATCCGTCAGTTATTCTCCTATAAAGTTAATTACCAGTATGCGTACTACAGATTCATTGACAGATGATGAATCGTACTTCTTTTCTGAATTAAAACGCCTAAGATACATTGTAGACGAAATACAAACAGATCGCTATTTTATTGTTTTAGATGAAATTTTGAAAGGAACCAATAGCACAGATAAGGCTTTAGGTTCAAGAAAATTTGTAGAGCGTTTAGTAAAAAGTAAATCTACCGGAATTATAGCGACCCATGATCTTAGTCTTTGTGCGGTTGCCGATGAATATGATGCGGTTAAGAACCATTATTTTGACGCAGAGATTATAGACAACGAACTACATTTCGATTATACGTTTAAAGACGGCATTTGCCAGAATATGAACGCTTCTTTTCTGTTAAAGAAGATGGGGATTATTGAGTAGTTTTTAAATACAAATACAAACTCAAAAAACAAACACAAGCTCAAAATAGAAGTAAATTAGTTGTTTAAAATAATGATAAGAAGCGTATATATTTCAGGTATTCTATTGTTAGCAACAACCAACAACAAAAAATGTTTGCGCTTGAATTTGATTTTTGAGTTTGAACTTGAATTTTAATTTTAATTCCCCCTTTGGGGGTTAGGGGGCAAGGGCATATGGATTCACTAACACAAATAGTACTTGGAGCAGCAGTCGGTGAAGCCGTTCTAGGCAAGAAAGTTGGCAACAAGGCTATGCTTTATGGTGCTATTGCTGGCACCATACCAGATTTAGATGTAATTACCGGCTATTTTCTTGATACTGTTACGGCTACCGAATGGCATAGAGGTTTTAGTCACTCTATTTTCTTTTCGGTAATTTTTGCGCCTGTATTTGGGTGGTTTGTCTGGAAGATAAATAAGAAAGAATCCGCTACTTGGAAAGAGTGGTCTTGGTTAATGTTCTGGGGATTATTTACTCACCCGTTATTAGATGCTTTCACTACTTGGGGAACTCAATTATTTTGGCCCTTTAAAATTCGGTTGGCGTTTCAAAGTGTTTTCGTGATAGATCCGTTGTACACGGTTCCATTTGTCATATTCCTGATATTGGCTATGTTTCAAAAACGGACTGCAATAAAACGTAGAAAATATATGAAACTCGGACTTATAATTAGTTCTGTGTATTTAGTATTGACATTGATTTTAAAAGGAATCGCTTTTCAAAAATTTGAGAAAGCGCTTGACGAACAGGGTATTGTTTATAGTGAAATGAATACGCGTCCTGCTCCTTTAAATACCGTACTGTGGATGGCAAACATAGATGTGGAAGACGCCTATTTAATGGGCGAATATTCTTTTTTTGATTCCCAGCCAATTTCGTTTATATCTTATCCTAAAAATCATGCATTGCTGGGAAAATGGGCAATGAATGATAAAATAGAACGATTGATAAAAATAACCGAAGGCTGGTACACCATTACCGAAAAAGAAGGACAACTTTACTTTAATGATTTAAGATTTGGACTCATTAGTATGAATGAAAATGAAACCCAGTTTGCCTTTAGTTATAAGTTAGTTCCGAATGGTGAAGATTTGATTGTGGAAGAAAGACCGAAATTTAAACGTGATGCGAAACGTTTACTGGGTGCGCTTTGGGAACGTATGTGGGGAAACTAACTTTTAAAATGGATATCCGATTGCGAAGTTTAAAGTCATATTATTATCCGCCTTTCCAAAGAAGGGGACATTCCAACGGTCGTTTTCATCCAAATATGGAATGCGTAGTGGTGATGCCAAATCTAAACGAATTACAAAACTTTGAATATCTAATCGTACACCAAAACCTACTCCTGCGGCAACTTCTTTTAACCAATCTTTCTCAAATTTTCCATCTGTAAAAAGTGTTTCAGAAAAGCTACTGTTCAGTTGGTCGGCTTCAATGTCAGAATAATCCCCAGTTAGCCAAACATTTCCTGCATCAACAAAAAAAGCACCTTTTAAGTACGAGAATAACGGAAAACGATATTCTACATTTGCTTCCAGTTTTAAGTTACCAGACTGGTCAAAATAATCGGTAGTGGCGTTTTCTGTTTCGGCATTAAAATTACCCGGACCTAATGAGCGAATGTTAAAGGCTCTTACACTATATGGTCCTCCTGAATAGAATTGTTTTACGAACGGTAATGTGGTACTATTTCCATAAGGCACTCCCCAACCGGCATATACCCTCGAAACTAAGGTGCGTTCTTTTTTCCATCGCAAGTATAATCGTAAATCTGCATCTGCTTTTGCGTATTGGGCATATTCCGACCCAAAAACAGTTCCGGAACCACCACTGAAAACATTCAACATATTACCCGCCAAATCAATATTTGTAGAAAAATAAATAGGAGCCTCCTTACTTAATTTCGATACTTCGTCATAAGTAAAACTATATAATAATCCAGCAATAAAGCGCTGGTCAAAACTCTGGCTTAAAAACGGATTATCATCTAATATGGTCTGGAATTCATCTGTTACTTTAGACAATTTTGAATAGTTAATGCTAATGGGGTCCAATGTGTGGTATACATACTGATTTTCTTTCCATGTATACCCAAAAGTGGCATTTACAGAATTTAACGTAAATAATTGGCTACGTTGTAGAAAATCCACTCCTAAGGATATTTTTGTCTTTGGTACCGCATATTTGAATCTGCTTGGTGAAAATGGGATGGACCTGGGTATTACAAGTTCTCCTTTAAGACCACCTGCAATGCTGCTTAGGCTAGAATTGCTCCCACTAGATAATTGTGACTCATAACTAAAACTGGCAGAAACACTAAAGGTTTCTCCGCCATTAAAAACGTTTCTATTGGTATGGCTAAGTAATATACCAGGACCTGTAAATCCGTTAGATTTAGTTACTGCTTGTAATTCTGCCCTTATGGACCGTTTTGTTAATGGCGCTAAGTAAATGCTTGCGGCCAAAGAACCGCCATCGCCATCTGTTGCAGTGGTGTCTAGTTCTGTATATTGAATGTTTACATATTTATAGCTGCCCAATGCAGAGAGTCTGTTGCTGGTTTGTTTAGAGGTGTTGGCGTCGTAGAGATTGCCTTTATTGAATAATAAGTACGATTCTAATAACTTCGGTTTAAAATACAATTCGTTCTGTACAAAATTGATACTGTCTATTTGGGTAACATTTTCTTTAGTTAAAGGTAGCGTATCTCCTTCAATAGAATAATTGGGGTACACGGTTATAGAATCTATAGTATAAGGTATAGACGCCCTTGCTGGTACATCTTTTTTCAATCGTAAAAATAAATCGAATTTTCTATTCTTATATTGGTTCGTATCCGCTTCAAAAATTAACAGGTCTTCTTGACTATTATAAAAACCTTTCTGTTTAAGTCCGTTGTTTAATCGGGCTCTTTCAGCTTTCAATAAATCTAGGTCAAACCGATCTCCTTTTACCAGCGCTGTCTCTGGTAACATTTTTTCGATTTCTTTATAAATAGGCAGCGAGTCAGATTCAAGATTGTAATTTTCCAAAACATAAGGCGCTGGCAGGCTAGCAGTATAATTAACTGAAGCAAAATTACTATCACGAACAACTTCAGATGATGAACGGCTGTAGAAAAATCCGTTATTATCTAATCTGTTCAATATCAATTCTTCAACACGTTCAGGATTAACATTTGAAAAATATACGGGTTCTTCACCAAAAGATTTATTCAAGAATTTATAAAAGAATCCCGGTTTTTCTCGTTGTGCTTTGTAATGAAAAAAGAGGGCGGGCTTCATCCCTAAAAATGTAGTGTTAGGGTTAGGTTCAACAAGGCTTAGTAATTCTGTCTCTATTTCTTTATGATCAGTAAGCTCACTATCTATTTTTAACTCAAGCTGTGCACCTGTATATAACTGTTCGCCTTCTGAAATATATTTTTCTATGCCGCATGAGTAGATGAGCAAGAATACCAAGCAGCAGAATGAGCGATATGTGAAATTATTAGTTTTCAATGTTCTCTTGTTCTTTTTTCTTTGCGTCTTTCTTAGACGATTTGTCTTCTGTATTTTCTTTTTTCAACGGATTGAACAACTGACTAAATTTGTTGAATTCACGGTCAAAAATAAATGCCACTCCGGTAACAATTAGTTGACCATCGATTATATTTTGATATTCTTGGCGCCTAAAACCTTTTAGTCTGTACGTACCTTCCTCACTTAATAAGTATTCTAAGGTTACATTCCCTATCAAAGGTGTTGCAGTTTCGCTTGATGCCGCACTGCCTTCAACATCTACCGCACTACCGGCAGTAACAATCAAACGGTCATTGAAAAGCTTTTTACTAGCATTAATATTCAGTTGTGTGCGGCTTTGAGCTGTGCCGGTTTCATAGTCTTCAAAACTATCCAAATCAAAACCAAGCTCAAAACCTGTATTACCCAATAATTTGTTAGAAATGGAGGTAAGCTCATTTGAGAGTACTTTATTAACATTGTTTCTGGCAATAGAAACGGCCCCACCGCTACTACCGTCACTACCTGTGGTTGGGTAAAAACGATTGAGTGCCAATAGGGAGAATACCTGTTTGTTCAATTCAGATTCTTGTTCGTTTAGTTGCTGAATACGACCATACACGGCACCACCAAAATTACCTTGTGCACTCTCGGGCATATCTAAGGCAAATGAAATTTCTGGTTGTGTAAGCTGTCCGTCTATATTCAAATACACTAAAAACGGAGTTAATTGTTGGTATGATCCCGAAACATTACTGTCGGTCCCATAACTTATAGAAGACATTAACGAGGATGCCGAGGTTTCAATTTCATAAATTGCGGTAACATCCATTTTGGCATCAAAAGGGTCGCCACTCCATACAATACTGCTTCCTTTCTGTAATTGAAATTCACGACTCACTAAATTGTATAAGCTAGTTCTATAAAATCCTGAGTTTAATTCCAATCTGCCAGATAACCGAATGTCTTGATTTGGGTCTATGTTTAAGTTCAATAATGCACTACCAGATGCCTGAAGTTTATCTTGTGTTTTTTCATCTAAAACAATAGTGAATTTTGCTTCATTGCCTATTTCTAATAGGGTATTGATGTCCATGCCGGCAAAAAATGAATTGGTAGTTTCTTCTTCATTTCTTGTGAGTATAGCATTAGGGTTTTCTCTATTTACAAAAATAACGACTCCATCACGTTCTTGAATGTCCAATTGATCTTGTGGTACAATATAAGTAAGGTCGGTAACATCGCGAACACGTAGTTTTCCGTCTATAACTGGTAATTCCAAATCTCCTTTAACGGTAATATCTGCCTCTATGCTTGCAATACCATAAACCAATTCATCATCTCCTTTTTTAGAATCCAATATTCTAAATTGGTCGGTTTTTACGGATAAATCAAAACTCGGGTTCGCAAAACTATTAGTAGTTACTTTTCCATCTATCGTTACTTTACCTTGGTTGATATCATTTATTGCAAATGCATTGAAGGTAATCTCGTCTTGGTCTATATCGATGGATTGATTATCGATTGACAAGGAAGTTTTATAAGCGTTTAAGCTTAGACCAAAATCATTGAAGTTTATTCTACCGGAATATTTTGGTTCAGCAAGAGTTCCTTTTACCAGTAGGCTACCATCTAAATATCCTTTGGCATTGGTTAATTGCTTGTTCGAAAATCCTTGTAAGATACTTGCTTCTAGTTTTTGAATATCTAACTCTAAATTTAAATATGCTGTATTTTCTTTAGCCGTATAGTCTCCCGTTAAGGTAAGATCTGCACCACCATCTTTCATTGCCAAATCAAAATCATATTCAGATAGCGATTTAGAAGTGGCGTCTAGGGTTAGGGTGCCCAATGGATTTTGGAGGACTTGAAAATCTTTAATATCAATATCTGCTACTAACCCAGTAGCAGCATACGGATTTAGAATTACGAAGTTGCCTTCCACTTTACCTTTTACCAAAACTTCATCAGGATTAAAAAAACTTAAGAAGGTCTGTAATTGAAAATTCTCGAATAGTATTCCAATATGTTCAGTATTCATATTTGGAAACTTGTTTGAAATTTCCATTTTTTGAGAATTTCTAGTCAAGATGAAATTTTCAAAGTTGGAATATGCTTCGGAAAAAACTATGGTATTCTCCTTAGGTATTTCCCATTTCTTTTCGTTTAAAATTAAATCTTTAGGGTCAATACGGAGTTTTAGAGTATCTTTTTGGAACGCCAATCCAGATGCAATATGCATAACCTTTACGGTATCATTTCTAGAAATGAAGTCTAGCAACAATTCTTTGTTTTTAAGACTACCTTCTAAGTAAGTTTGTTTTAGATGGATAGGATCATAGTTTAAATTTGCCAAACCAGCGGAGAACTTAAGATTTAAGGAATCTCCTTTAATAAAAGCATTTAAACTGTCTATAGAGCTACCGGCATAAGAAATGTGGGGTACTTTTACTTCAGCAGAAATCTTTTGTTTTTTAGAATTAAAGTTAGCGTTTATATTTAGCGAATCTAAATCTTCAATTCCGTTAAAAAATACTTTGGATAATACTGGAGTAGGGATAACGGCAAGTGCCAGTTTAGCGTCAATATCATCTTCGGCTTCAAAAGTGTCGCCGTCAGTAGAAAAATACTGTTCTATTTGCTTTTTGAGGGCATTTGTAATGCGGTTGGGCGATGCGTTAGATGCCAATTGCCCGTTCAAGAAATTACTTTGTATTGATACGTCGGTTATAGAATCTTCAATATGTGCTTTTAAAGCTATTGTAGAAACTTGATATTGTTCATTATCTGCTATTGCTACTCCATCATCAATAGTTGTGTTGATGGTGAAATTTGACGGTACGCCCGTATAATTTCCATTAATATTTGCAGCAATTTTAATATTATTTTTTGTAAAACCTAGCTGCTGTAAATCTGCACCAACAATAGTTGAAGTAAAACTAATTTCATTTTCTTGTGATGAAAATGCTATAGAAGCATTTGCTTTCAAATTCAGATTTGGGTCATTTATACTTGCGGTGAAATCACCGTTACCATCTTTTAAATTACCAGAAATAGCTGTCTTTTCATATGTATAGCCAATGTATTGTACTTGTGAAATAGTACCGTTTATTTCTGCATTTAAATTTTCTAGCTCACTACCCGAACCTTTACCTTTTAGTTCAAGCGAAATTTTTCCCAATTGGTCGTTTTGCAGCAGCTTTCCAAGTTGTAAACTATCTACAGAAACGGCACCGTTAAATTTCATGATATCTCCAAAATCTACACGTGCATTTATGTCAGCGGTTCCTTCAGGAATTTTGATGTTTAATTCAGGATTAACCCAAGTTGTTCCACCAGATATTTTACCTTTAGCTACAATAATTTCAGGAATAGAAATACCTAAATCTTTGGATGATATTATTTTATTGACGGCATTTTTAGTACTTTTAATGTCAATACTGTTCAAATTATAAGTTAGAGAATCTGTATTGGTAAGATTGCTGATACTCCCTTTTGTGGCAAATGTAGTATCATCTCCCCACTGGAATGCCGTGCTAAAATCATTTACT
The genomic region above belongs to Maribacter hydrothermalis and contains:
- a CDS encoding MmcQ/YjbR family DNA-binding protein, translated to MNVEEYRDYCIAKKGVTESFPFDEVTLVFKVMGKMFALCGLEHVPLRVNLKCDPDKAIELREEHDGIIEGWHMSKKHWNTIYLDKISKEFTKELIDHSYDLVVSKLTKKLRVELKALK
- a CDS encoding ExbD/TolR family protein, which codes for MKNQRSPQEVNAGSMADIAFLLLIFFLVTTSIENDAGLNRSMPPDITDNSVDIKERNLFEISINDADKIMAEGDIIHPKILREKVIAFIDNGGFSMQEEGYCSYCKGEGLADSSENPDKAIISIKAQRNSSYPVYVAVQNEVIGAYNSLRNRESLRLFNTTYEAINSTYYNEEISVEQKGILKERLEIIRALFPQKILEPETVNN
- a CDS encoding metal-dependent hydrolase, which gives rise to MDSLTQIVLGAAVGEAVLGKKVGNKAMLYGAIAGTIPDLDVITGYFLDTVTATEWHRGFSHSIFFSVIFAPVFGWFVWKINKKESATWKEWSWLMFWGLFTHPLLDAFTTWGTQLFWPFKIRLAFQSVFVIDPLYTVPFVIFLILAMFQKRTAIKRRKYMKLGLIISSVYLVLTLILKGIAFQKFEKALDEQGIVYSEMNTRPAPLNTVLWMANIDVEDAYLMGEYSFFDSQPISFISYPKNHALLGKWAMNDKIERLIKITEGWYTITEKEGQLYFNDLRFGLISMNENETQFAFSYKLVPNGEDLIVEERPKFKRDAKRLLGALWERMWGN
- a CDS encoding cyclase family protein — protein: MKTTITHNANQYQFDLSKPLDISIPITSKKDNVNAWYVDSPTIEPHRDKDFVGSIPAGSSTNFYDISFNPHAHGTHTECVGHISAAHQSVNQHLKQYFFLAEVITITPIEEQGDLVITKDQLQKALGNKTPMALVLRTLPNSALKRNRQYSNTNPPYILEDAMIFVREVGVEHLLIDLPSVDKEKDNGALLAHKAFWNFNGEVRLIATITEFIYVPDSIIDGSYFLNLQVAPIENDASPSRPVLYKIE
- a CDS encoding Dabb family protein; the encoded protein is MKNVICILVLTLMTTVTFGQNDKKMTEFDSNFSHTVFFWLKNPDNQADRTAFETSLRKFLDNSAYAKTQFIGKPPKASRDVVDDSFTYSLIVSFDSAESQQAYQDEAPHKVFIEESSALWTKVIVYDSTSI
- a CDS encoding DUF4230 domain-containing protein; translation: MDNIFDTILGLVLGAIGMYWLFNFFKGKKSKEITTHQSTVLLEKMKSVCKLISVEGEFAEIYKYENVKDFMSLVSSKKKALVVIKAKAQIGYDLSKLLMHADEANKKIILDNFPQPEVLSIEPELEFYDIKSGFFNFFAPDDLTKLNAEAKAHIREKIPESGLMDTARKEALQTVLIMEKIVETIGWKLDYSALKIPQKQLDLLQE
- a CDS encoding ExbD/TolR family protein, translating into MIKFNKYRSSKTLPPVSTASLPDIVFILLFFFMTVTVMKNQNLLVENTLPIATETEKLDKKDRVIEIYIGKPTTGGNSNLGEEPRIQMENKFITVDEVGDYALQALSSMPQHLRSVATVSIKADIGVKMGIIEDLKSQLRMVNLLKINYTTYEGAVVDNI
- the tamL gene encoding translocation and assembly module lipoprotein TamL; the protein is MKTNNFTYRSFCCLVFLLIYSCGIEKYISEGEQLYTGAQLELKIDSELTDHKEIETELLSLVEPNPNTTFLGMKPALFFHYKAQREKPGFFYKFLNKSFGEEPVYFSNVNPERVEELILNRLDNNGFFYSRSSSEVVRDSNFASVNYTASLPAPYVLENYNLESDSLPIYKEIEKMLPETALVKGDRFDLDLLKAERARLNNGLKQKGFYNSQEDLLIFEADTNQYKNRKFDLFLRLKKDVPARASIPYTIDSITVYPNYSIEGDTLPLTKENVTQIDSINFVQNELYFKPKLLESYLLFNKGNLYDANTSKQTSNRLSALGSYKYVNIQYTELDTTATDGDGGSLAASIYLAPLTKRSIRAELQAVTKSNGFTGPGILLSHTNRNVFNGGETFSVSASFSYESQLSSGSNSSLSSIAGGLKGELVIPRSIPFSPSRFKYAVPKTKISLGVDFLQRSQLFTLNSVNATFGYTWKENQYVYHTLDPISINYSKLSKVTDEFQTILDDNPFLSQSFDQRFIAGLLYSFTYDEVSKLSKEAPIYFSTNIDLAGNMLNVFSGGSGTVFGSEYAQYAKADADLRLYLRWKKERTLVSRVYAGWGVPYGNSTTLPFVKQFYSGGPYSVRAFNIRSLGPGNFNAETENATTDYFDQSGNLKLEANVEYRFPLFSYLKGAFFVDAGNVWLTGDYSDIEADQLNSSFSETLFTDGKFEKDWLKEVAAGVGFGVRLDIQSFVIRLDLASPLRIPYLDENDRWNVPFFGKADNNMTLNFAIGYPF
- a CDS encoding DUF4260 domain-containing protein, which encodes MKNLIKLEELALMILGIFMFGLLGYQWWWLPVLILTPDLSMLGYLLGLKIGAVCYNVFHHRGFAILLYFVGIYFMLPIVQLIGTILFIHTAMDRIFGYGLKYDKGFKFTHLGEIGNKNG
- a CDS encoding MutS-related protein, with product MRNLEEFYTQRVKGFETEIEAVNQKLFTFSVLRLVIFLGTIVAIYFASVNAKYVIGVLFIGIPLFLFLVSTYTNLKHQKAKIEALKDINTVELQVLKRDYSKLPNGKEFADDIHFFSQDIDLFGEGSFYQISNRTKLAEGSLLLSDIYKENSIGNIINKQEAISEIGKKIDWRQEFSAMAALTKTETSTHTIATWLKNYIPFVPKAMKFIPLVFSIISVAVFVAYFLDYLPESVLITWLVLGMIIVGLFTKKVTNLGQSATKMKSTFDQYNQLLAMIEKTEFTSDLLKQQKANILSNGENNSKVLKKFASLLSNLDRNNNLLYLIFANGFFLRSLTDCLAIEKWIKEHGKSVETWFNTIAFFDAYNSLGNYAFNHPNFTYPTITNNGVVLKSMNAGHPLLDPNKSVLNDITIAGGQFFIITGANMAGKSTFLRTVSLQIMMANIGLPVCAASVSYSPIKLITSMRTTDSLTDDESYFFSELKRLRYIVDEIQTDRYFIVLDEILKGTNSTDKALGSRKFVERLVKSKSTGIIATHDLSLCAVADEYDAVKNHYFDAEIIDNELHFDYTFKDGICQNMNASFLLKKMGIIE